In a genomic window of Sphingomonas koreensis:
- a CDS encoding DUF2285 domain-containing protein, with protein MIPSPGGFTFAERPEVEAPDARIIWHADFDPGTLRVIASPIGRGDPDAIDPALLAPWLTLVRDPHGEHAVLSDGWHRIRLDIEQGSLAGGDPVLLEYRLKGVASAGARILPLRRLIDLCRNRRFSRSLYPPDRRVARWILALRVHDAVQAGANQREIARILFGDAAGRGDGDRRSDSIRSRVRRLAADARRLAGGGYRSLMRRD; from the coding sequence ATGATCCCCTCTCCTGGGGGATTCACTTTCGCCGAGCGCCCGGAGGTCGAAGCCCCGGACGCGCGGATCATCTGGCATGCCGATTTCGATCCGGGCACGCTGCGCGTCATCGCCAGCCCGATCGGGCGCGGCGATCCCGACGCGATCGATCCGGCGTTGCTGGCACCGTGGCTGACGCTCGTGCGCGACCCGCACGGCGAGCATGCGGTGCTCTCGGACGGCTGGCATCGCATCCGGCTCGACATCGAGCAGGGCAGCCTGGCCGGCGGTGACCCCGTGCTGCTCGAATATCGGCTGAAGGGCGTTGCGTCCGCCGGAGCCCGGATCCTGCCGCTGCGGCGGCTGATCGATCTGTGCCGCAATCGCCGCTTTTCCCGCTCGCTCTATCCGCCCGACCGGCGGGTGGCGCGCTGGATTCTCGCGCTGCGCGTCCATGATGCGGTCCAGGCCGGGGCGAACCAGCGCGAGATTGCCCGCATATTGTTCGGCGATGCGGCGGGGCGCGGCGATGGGGATCGGCGCTCCGATTCGATCCGGTCCCGAGTGCGGCGCCTGGCTGCGGACGCGCGGCGGCTGGCCGGGGGCGGCTATCGCTCGCTGATGCGGCGCGATTAA